A genomic window from Bacillus marinisedimentorum includes:
- a CDS encoding YdcF family protein — MKKKLRIAVAAPLALVLIFFLWSGFEIWRYSNKDAESVTADAAVVLGAASWNGKPSPVFQGRIDHAVNLYKSGKVEHLIFTGGKAPGSKLSEAETGKRYAIGQGVRKKDIFLENKSGITEQNLLYAGKIAEEQMFNDLLIITDPLHMKRAMAMAEDLGLDAFPSPASTTAYKSAKTKVPFFLRELVFYTGYELVSPFRSFGKE; from the coding sequence ATGAAGAAAAAACTTAGGATTGCCGTCGCAGCCCCTCTTGCTTTGGTTCTGATTTTCTTTCTCTGGTCCGGCTTTGAAATCTGGAGATACAGCAACAAGGACGCTGAATCAGTGACAGCGGATGCCGCCGTTGTACTTGGGGCTGCGTCCTGGAACGGAAAACCGTCTCCTGTTTTTCAGGGACGGATCGACCATGCGGTAAACCTATATAAAAGCGGAAAGGTGGAGCATCTCATTTTCACCGGCGGCAAAGCGCCTGGAAGCAAGCTATCTGAAGCGGAAACGGGCAAAAGGTATGCTATCGGGCAGGGGGTTCGTAAAAAAGACATTTTCCTCGAGAACAAATCCGGAATCACGGAACAAAACCTTCTTTATGCCGGGAAAATCGCCGAAGAACAGATGTTCAACGACCTTCTTATAATAACTGACCCGCTCCATATGAAGCGGGCGATGGCAATGGCAGAAGATCTGGGGCTCGATGCTTTTCCTTCACCTGCAAGCACAACAGCCTATAAATCGGCAAAAACCAAAGTCCCTTTCTTTTTAAGGGAACTGGTATTTTATACAGGGTATGAACTTGTCAGCCCGTTTCGATCATTCGGCAAAGAGTAA
- a CDS encoding OPT family oligopeptide transporter has translation MAQSQKKVEHKPYISPDDKRPELTLLALIVGALLVVVFGAANAYLGLLVGMTVSASIPAAVISMAVLRVILRRQSILENNIVQTITSSGEALAAGVIFTLPALFIWNMQPSLLTMGIIALAGGILGVVLMIPLRKALIVNEHDTLPYPEGTACAEVLVAGEGKGRGAKLVFWGLGIGALFKFLTDAIKAFPSQVEWAISGFRNAAFGMNTMPALLSVGYIIGPRIAGIMFAGAVLGWLGIIPLISHFGLFAEDPIYPAEVPISEMDYHAIWDSYLRYIGAGAVAFGGIVGLLKTLPTIFASFTGALKGFSESGMSHGKLRTEQDIPFSLIIGLTILLVGILAFFPQIEIGILGALLVLLFGFFFVTVSARIVGVVGSSSNPVSGMTIAALIFVAVILKATGLTGEPGMLTAIIIGGVVCIAAAISGDTSQDLKTGFILGATPKWQQIAQLYGILIASIVTGFILILLDGAYGFGSQELPAPQAMLMALVVEGIMEGDLPWNLIFIGMAAAAAVELFGIGSLPFAVGLYLPIHLTSPIMLGGLVRGWIDTREKREEVRRKKTERGILLASGFIAGEALTGVIIAIAVTAGFVMPEEAMFGTWASILAFAAVTAALFMTANKKA, from the coding sequence ATGGCACAATCACAGAAAAAGGTTGAACACAAACCTTACATTTCCCCGGACGATAAAAGGCCTGAATTGACCCTGCTCGCCTTAATTGTCGGGGCATTGCTCGTAGTAGTCTTTGGAGCAGCAAATGCTTATCTTGGCCTGCTTGTCGGAATGACAGTTTCGGCATCCATTCCGGCAGCGGTTATTTCAATGGCTGTGCTCAGAGTCATCCTGCGCCGGCAATCCATACTTGAAAACAACATTGTCCAGACCATCACTTCCTCAGGGGAAGCACTGGCAGCGGGTGTCATTTTCACATTGCCGGCACTTTTTATATGGAACATGCAGCCAAGCTTGCTGACAATGGGAATCATTGCCCTTGCCGGCGGAATCCTTGGTGTCGTTTTGATGATTCCGCTTCGAAAAGCCCTTATTGTCAATGAACACGATACCCTTCCGTACCCGGAAGGCACGGCATGTGCAGAAGTGCTTGTAGCCGGGGAAGGGAAAGGCCGGGGGGCAAAACTGGTATTCTGGGGCCTTGGAATCGGCGCTTTATTCAAGTTCCTGACAGATGCCATCAAGGCATTTCCATCTCAGGTGGAATGGGCGATTTCAGGATTCAGGAACGCTGCTTTCGGCATGAATACCATGCCCGCATTACTTTCTGTCGGTTACATAATCGGGCCGCGGATAGCGGGAATCATGTTCGCCGGTGCTGTTCTCGGATGGCTCGGCATCATCCCGCTGATCAGCCACTTCGGTTTGTTTGCTGAGGACCCGATCTATCCCGCGGAAGTGCCGATTTCAGAAATGGATTACCATGCAATCTGGGATAGTTACTTGCGTTACATCGGGGCAGGTGCCGTTGCTTTTGGCGGCATTGTCGGCCTACTTAAAACTTTGCCGACCATTTTTGCTTCTTTCACAGGAGCCCTGAAAGGCTTCAGTGAGTCAGGGATGAGTCACGGAAAACTCCGTACCGAACAGGACATCCCGTTTTCCTTGATTATCGGCTTGACCATTTTGCTCGTCGGAATCCTGGCATTCTTCCCGCAAATAGAAATAGGCATTCTCGGCGCGTTGCTCGTGCTCTTATTCGGTTTCTTTTTTGTCACTGTTTCCGCACGGATCGTCGGTGTCGTCGGCAGCTCGTCTAATCCGGTATCCGGGATGACGATTGCCGCATTGATTTTCGTAGCGGTCATTCTGAAAGCAACCGGCCTTACAGGTGAACCGGGAATGCTGACAGCCATCATCATCGGCGGTGTCGTCTGTATCGCTGCTGCAATTTCAGGTGATACTTCCCAGGATTTGAAAACCGGTTTCATTCTTGGCGCCACGCCAAAGTGGCAGCAAATCGCACAGCTGTATGGAATTTTGATTGCAAGTATTGTCACGGGTTTTATCCTCATTCTCTTAGATGGTGCATACGGATTCGGTTCCCAGGAGCTGCCGGCACCGCAGGCGATGCTCATGGCGCTCGTTGTCGAAGGCATCATGGAAGGCGATCTGCCATGGAACCTGATTTTTATCGGAATGGCTGCAGCTGCGGCAGTTGAGCTTTTCGGCATCGGATCGTTGCCGTTTGCAGTAGGGCTTTATCTTCCGATCCACTTGACATCACCGATCATGCTTGGCGGCCTTGTCAGAGGATGGATTGACACACGGGAAAAACGCGAAGAAGTGCGCCGCAAGAAAACGGAACGCGGCATTTTGCTTGCTTCCGGCTTCATTGCCGGTGAGGCATTGACGGGAGTTATCATCGCGATCGCTGTTACAGCAGGATTCGTCATGCCGGAAGAGGCGATGTTCGGCACATGGGCATCAATTCTGGCATTCGCAGCTGTGACTGCGGCACTATTCATGACAGCCAATAAAAAAGCGTAA
- a CDS encoding MATE family efflux transporter, whose protein sequence is MYKTDTMKQKILLLLTILWPILVTQAGMFSMNLVDTIMSGRAGADDLAGVAIGTSLWIPIFTGLNGILIAVTPIVSQLLGADLKNNVPRAVVQGLYLAIALALFVILTGSFLLGPILDMMKIEPDVRYIAFHYLTGLSFGMVPLFMYTVLRSFIDALGQTRVSMRITFLVLPVNIFFNYILIFGKMGFPELGGAGAGYATAITYWTFFLAALLIVHRSELFISYRVFRNIYRPSWAAWKEQLTIGVPIGLTIFFETSIFSVVTLLMSEFNTATIAAHQAALNFTSMLYMIPLSISMALTIAVGFEVGGKRVADANAYSKFGLGIAVAMAFASGLFLYLFNKDIAVLYSDNSAVIRLTQHFIIYAIFYQLSDAIQAPVLGILRGYKDVNIPFVISLVSYWLIGLPIGYGLAQYTGLGPFGYWIGIIAGLTAAAAGASIRLYYIQRRFKARFFASE, encoded by the coding sequence ATGTATAAAACGGATACGATGAAGCAGAAGATTTTGTTGCTGCTGACCATTCTCTGGCCAATATTGGTCACGCAGGCTGGAATGTTCAGTATGAACCTTGTGGATACCATTATGTCAGGGCGGGCCGGGGCAGATGACCTGGCTGGTGTTGCAATCGGTACGAGCCTCTGGATCCCGATATTCACCGGGTTAAACGGCATCTTGATCGCGGTGACCCCTATTGTATCGCAGTTACTTGGCGCTGACCTGAAGAACAACGTTCCGCGTGCTGTCGTACAAGGGTTGTATCTTGCCATTGCCCTGGCCCTTTTTGTTATCCTCACCGGGTCATTTTTGCTGGGACCGATACTTGATATGATGAAGATCGAACCTGACGTCCGGTATATTGCATTCCATTATTTGACCGGTCTGAGTTTCGGGATGGTTCCGCTGTTTATGTATACGGTTCTCCGCAGTTTTATCGATGCCCTCGGGCAGACACGCGTCAGTATGAGAATCACGTTCCTCGTATTGCCTGTAAACATCTTTTTCAACTATATCCTTATTTTTGGAAAAATGGGATTTCCCGAACTGGGCGGTGCGGGAGCGGGTTATGCAACTGCAATCACCTACTGGACTTTTTTTCTGGCCGCTTTGCTGATCGTCCATCGCAGTGAGCTTTTTATCTCATATCGGGTTTTTCGTAATATATACCGGCCTTCATGGGCAGCCTGGAAAGAGCAATTGACGATCGGGGTGCCGATCGGCCTTACCATCTTTTTCGAAACGAGTATTTTTTCTGTTGTCACACTGTTGATGAGTGAGTTCAATACGGCAACGATAGCAGCCCACCAGGCGGCCTTGAACTTCACATCCATGCTTTATATGATTCCGTTGAGTATTTCGATGGCACTCACGATCGCTGTCGGTTTTGAAGTTGGCGGAAAACGAGTGGCTGATGCCAACGCTTACAGCAAATTCGGCCTCGGAATCGCGGTGGCGATGGCATTTGCCAGCGGCCTGTTTCTTTATTTATTCAACAAAGACATTGCGGTTCTTTATTCCGATAACAGTGCCGTTATCAGGCTGACTCAGCATTTTATCATTTATGCGATCTTTTACCAGCTTTCAGATGCAATTCAGGCACCTGTTCTCGGCATTTTGAGAGGATATAAGGATGTCAACATCCCCTTTGTCATCTCACTTGTATCCTACTGGCTCATCGGCCTCCCGATTGGCTATGGACTTGCCCAGTATACCGGTCTGGGCCCCTTCGGCTACTGGATCGGCATTATTGCCGGACTGACAGCGGCAGCTGCAGGTGCATCAATCCGCCTTTACTATATACAAAGACGATTCAAGGCCAGGTTTTTTGCGTCGGAGTAG